The sequence CGCAGCAGTGCGGCGTGCTCCCCGCGCAGTCCGGCGAGCTCCACGCGCTTGCGGCGCAGCTTCGTCTCCAGCCGGGCGCGCAGTTCGCGCGCCTCCTCCAGGTCCTGCTCCAGTTCGGCTGTCCGCTCCTCGGCGCGCCACTCGTCACCGGCACGGGCGCGCGTCAGCTCGGCGACCCGCAGCCCGGCGGCCCGGTCCCAGCTGCGCATCAGATACGCGCCGGTGGCGGCGGTGGCCGCCACGGCGGCCACCAGTCCGCGCAGGACGAGGGGTTCGGCGAGCAGCCAGGCGCCGGCGGCACCGACAACCGACACTCCGGCGACCACGGAGGGCGGCAGAATTCTGTGAAGGGGCGGCGAATGGCGGTGGCGTCCACGTGGCATGGCCTGAAATTTACCGTGTGTACGGGCGCCTTGGGGGGCCGCCCGGCAATCTGTTCCCCGCCGGTGACCTGGCGGCGCCGGAAAGGGCTTCCGCGAGTGTCGCCGGAAGTCCGAAAAGGTCGGCGGAAGCCCGAAAAGCGCTCTCCGGGCGCCCGATTCCGGTTCAATCGGGCGCCCGTTCGTGCCGCGTACCGCCCTACTTCTTGATCAAACCTTTGGACTGCAGATAGTCCTTGGCGACATCGGCGGGCTTGGCGCGTTCGGCGTCGATCTTGCGGTTCAGTTCCGCGAGATCTTCCGTGGTGAGCGTGTCGGTGAGCTTCCCGAGCGCGTCGGCGATGTCCTGGGCGCCCGCGTCCTTGGCATTGAGCACCGGAAGTACGTTGTCGGCGTTCTGGAGCTTCTTGTCGTCGTCCAGGAACACCAGCCCGTCCAGCACCGCGTCCGTGGTGGTCGTCAGAACCAACTGGTCCTTGCCGTCCTTGACCGCCTGCTTGGACTGCGGGGTGCCGACGCCCTTGGGGTCGATACCGGTGACGTCAATGCCGTACGTCTTCTTGAGACCCGGTGCGCAGAAGGGCCGCACCTCGCACTCGTCGCCCGCCGCGATCTTCACCTTGAGCTTCGACTTACCAAGATCGGAAAGCGTCTTGAGGTTGTTCTTCTCGGCGAATTCCTTGGACACCGCGAAGGCGTTCTGGTCGACGGCGGCGCCGACCGGGAGCACCTTCAGACCGAGCGGAGTGGCGAGCTTCTCCAGGGCGGCGACCGTGGCCGTGGCATCCCCGGAGGCGACCGGCTTCTTCTCCGCCTGCGCGGCCCCGTTCACCTTGGCGTTGAGGAATTCGGCGATCGTGGCGGCGTATTCCGGGACGACGTCGATCTCGCCCTTCTCCAGCGAGGGCTCGTACAGCTCGCGGTTCTTCACCGTGGTGATCGAGGTGCTGTAACCGGCGTCGGCCAGGATCTGCGCGTACAGCTCGGCGAGCACCTTGGACTCGGTGAACGAGGCGGAGCCCACGACGAGCGTGCCCTTCTTGCCCGAGCCGGCCGATGTGCCGGAGCCCCCCTTCTCCTTCTCCAGGCTGTCGCCGCCGCAGGCCGCGA is a genomic window of Streptomyces sp. NBC_01237 containing:
- a CDS encoding ABC transporter substrate-binding protein → MSRTSRIAGAVIGMVALAGSLAACGGDSLEKEKGGSGTSAGSGKKGTLVVGSASFTESKVLAELYAQILADAGYSTSITTVKNRELYEPSLEKGEIDVVPEYAATIAEFLNAKVNGAAQAEKKPVASGDATATVAALEKLATPLGLKVLPVGAAVDQNAFAVSKEFAEKNNLKTLSDLGKSKLKVKIAAGDECEVRPFCAPGLKKTYGIDVTGIDPKGVGTPQSKQAVKDGKDQLVLTTTTDAVLDGLVFLDDDKKLQNADNVLPVLNAKDAGAQDIADALGKLTDTLTTEDLAELNRKIDAERAKPADVAKDYLQSKGLIKK